The following proteins are encoded in a genomic region of Serinus canaria isolate serCan28SL12 chromosome 15, serCan2020, whole genome shotgun sequence:
- the LOC127060196 gene encoding keratin-associated protein 10-8-like produces MCSGVCADVPRCVCRCAQCVCRCAQVCVQMCPGVCRCAQVCVQMCPGVCADVPRCVQVCPGVCADVLRCVQVCSGVCAGVPRCVCRCAQVCVQVCSGVCRCAQVCAGVPRCVQVCPGVCAGVPRCVCRCAQVCAGVLRCVCRCAQVCVQVCPGVCADVPRCVQVCPGVCAGVPRCVCRCAQVCVQMCSGVFRCAQVCSGVPRCVCRCAQVCVQVCPGVCRCAQVCADVPRCVQVCSGVFRCAQVCSGVPRCVCRCAQVCAGVPRCVCRCAQVCVQVCPGVLRCAQVCAEQGLGSAQPRRQLWGQRQVQVMSAHSGQS; encoded by the exons atgtgctcaggtgtgtgtgcagatgtgcccaggtgtgtgtgcagatgtgctcagtgtgtgtgcagatgtgctcaggtgtgtgtgcagatgtgcccaggtgtgtgcaggtgtgcccag gtgtgtgtgcagatgtgcccaggtgtgtgtgcagatgtgcccaggtgtgtgcag gtgtgcccaggtgtgtgtgcagatgtgctcaggtgtgtgcaggtgtgctcaggtgtgtgtgcaggtgtgcccaggtgtgtgtgcaggtgtgcccaggtgtgtgtgcaggtgtgctcag gtgtgtgcagatgtgctcaggtgtgtgcaggtgtgcccaggtgtgtgcaggtgtgcccaggtgtgtgtgcaggtgtgcccaggtgtgtgtgcagatgtgctcaggtgtgtgcaggtgtgctcaggtgtgtgtgcaggtgtgcccaggtgtgtgtgcaggtgtgcccaggtgtgtgtgcagatgtgcccaggtgtgtgcaggtgtgcccaggtgtgtgtgcaggtgtgcccaggtgtgtgtgcagatgtgctcag gtgtgtgtgcagatgtgctcaggtgtgttcaggtgtgcccaggtgtgctcaggtgtgcccaggtgtgtgtgcagatgtgctcaggtgtgtgtgcaggtgtgcccaggtgtgtgcagatgtgcccaggtgtgtgcagatgtgcccaggtgtgtgcaggtgtgctcaggtgtgttcaggtgtgcccaggtgtgctcaggtgtgcccaggtgtgtgtgcaggtgtgcccaggtgtgtgcaggtgtgcccaggtgtgtgtgcagatgtgctcaggtgtgtgtgcaggtgtgcccaggtgtgctcaggtgtgcccaggtgtgtgcagagcagggccttggttcagcccagcccagaaggcagctctgggggcagagGCAGGTGCAGGTGATGTCAGCCCACAGTGGGCAGAGCTGA